The following are from one region of the Chloracidobacterium sp. genome:
- the lon gene encoding endopeptidase La produces MTEVDLPKNLEIAILPLQNTTLFPDTVVPLAVGRERSMRAVESALANEEKLLGCITTKTENVTGDEATYDDLYQVGTIVNIKRMMRNEGVMQLIVQGLERFRITEWQTDQPFLKAKIEVLPELTRIDEEEIEALKRNIHQMIQQALALLPQVPPEIRMAVMTQQDPVQLSYFMASVLDLGNETEQKMLEAGTVDELLSLTHGALARELEIMQIRSKIATEAQTEMDKSQRDYILRQQMKAIQKELGEDGDSGEKAEAEQLRERLETADLPDDVRKEANRELKRMEALPQSAPDYHVIRTYLEYVLELPWRKASEEKLDLNEARRILDEDHYGLEDVKERILESLAVVKLRPDSKSPILLFVGPPGVGKTSLGRSIARSLGREFERMSLGGMRDEAELRGHRRTYIGAMPGRIIQALRRVGVNNPVMMLDEIDKLGNDYRGDPSAALLEILDPAQNNTFRDNYLDLPFDLSKVFFIATANSLGPIPMPLRDRMEIIQIAGYSDREKLNIAKQYLIPRQLSENGLKPEQLEIADDAVNLLTARYTREAGVRQLERTIGNLARKIALKVAEGSTEKVTVNAASVKEYLGAPRFFPESARVDMPPGVATGMAWTEMGGQVLFIEATLLPGSGGLTLTGQLGDVMKESAQAARSYLWSHASEFGIDPEKIKQNGVHLHVPAGAIPKDGPSAGVTMASALASLYTGRKVRNDTAMTGEITLSGLVFPVGGIKEKVLAAHRAGISRIILPAQNESDIDDIPEDVRKELEIIPAHRVSDVLKAALEEGVEETKTEEFTFKPHDGKPTEAPTDQLIAREK; encoded by the coding sequence ATGACCGAGGTCGACCTGCCGAAAAATCTCGAGATCGCCATCCTTCCGCTTCAGAATACGACCCTTTTTCCCGATACGGTCGTGCCGTTGGCCGTCGGCCGCGAACGCTCGATGCGTGCGGTCGAATCAGCTCTTGCAAACGAAGAAAAGCTGCTCGGCTGCATCACGACCAAGACCGAGAACGTTACGGGCGACGAAGCGACCTACGACGATCTGTATCAAGTCGGTACCATTGTCAACATAAAGCGGATGATGCGCAACGAAGGCGTGATGCAGCTCATCGTCCAGGGGCTCGAGCGTTTCCGCATCACTGAATGGCAAACGGATCAGCCGTTCCTAAAGGCAAAGATCGAGGTCTTACCCGAGCTGACACGGATCGACGAAGAAGAGATCGAAGCGCTCAAGCGGAACATACATCAAATGATCCAGCAGGCGCTCGCACTGCTGCCGCAGGTGCCGCCCGAGATACGGATGGCCGTGATGACCCAGCAAGATCCGGTCCAGTTGTCATACTTCATGGCGTCGGTCCTCGACCTCGGCAATGAGACCGAGCAGAAGATGCTGGAAGCGGGAACCGTTGACGAACTCCTTTCGCTTACGCACGGTGCTCTTGCACGCGAACTCGAGATAATGCAGATCCGGTCAAAGATCGCGACCGAAGCGCAGACCGAGATGGACAAATCGCAGCGCGATTACATTCTCCGTCAACAGATGAAGGCGATCCAGAAGGAACTTGGCGAGGATGGCGACAGCGGCGAAAAGGCCGAGGCCGAACAGCTTCGCGAACGGCTCGAGACGGCCGATCTTCCGGATGATGTCCGCAAGGAAGCCAACCGCGAACTGAAACGGATGGAGGCGCTGCCGCAATCGGCGCCCGACTATCATGTCATCCGAACCTATCTTGAATACGTCCTCGAGCTGCCATGGCGAAAGGCGAGCGAAGAAAAGCTTGACCTGAACGAGGCCCGCAGGATACTCGACGAAGATCATTACGGCCTCGAAGATGTAAAGGAACGCATACTCGAGTCGCTGGCGGTCGTAAAGCTTCGGCCCGATTCCAAGAGTCCGATCCTGCTCTTCGTCGGCCCTCCGGGCGTCGGCAAAACATCGCTCGGACGTTCGATCGCCCGTTCGCTTGGACGCGAGTTCGAGCGGATGTCGCTTGGCGGTATGCGTGACGAAGCCGAATTGCGAGGCCACCGCCGGACCTATATCGGCGCAATGCCGGGCAGGATCATACAGGCACTTCGCCGCGTTGGCGTAAACAATCCGGTGATGATGCTCGACGAGATCGACAAGCTCGGCAACGACTATCGCGGCGACCCATCGGCCGCGCTGCTCGAGATACTCGATCCGGCGCAGAACAACACGTTTCGAGATAATTATCTCGATCTGCCGTTCGATCTCTCGAAGGTGTTTTTTATCGCGACGGCAAACTCGCTCGGCCCGATCCCGATGCCGCTCAGGGATCGAATGGAGATCATCCAGATCGCCGGCTACAGCGACCGCGAGAAACTTAATATCGCTAAGCAATACCTTATTCCGCGGCAGTTGAGCGAAAACGGATTGAAACCGGAACAGCTCGAGATCGCGGACGACGCGGTCAATCTTCTGACCGCTCGGTACACGCGTGAGGCAGGGGTTCGGCAGCTCGAACGTACTATAGGCAATCTTGCCCGAAAGATAGCACTCAAGGTTGCCGAGGGGTCGACGGAAAAGGTGACGGTAAATGCCGCGTCGGTGAAAGAATATCTCGGCGCGCCGCGGTTCTTTCCGGAATCGGCCCGCGTCGATATGCCGCCCGGCGTAGCAACGGGCATGGCATGGACCGAGATGGGCGGGCAGGTGCTCTTTATTGAAGCAACACTTCTTCCCGGCTCCGGCGGCCTTACTCTGACCGGTCAGCTTGGGGACGTGATGAAGGAATCGGCACAGGCCGCCCGAAGTTACCTTTGGTCGCACGCATCCGAATTTGGCATCGACCCCGAGAAGATCAAGCAGAACGGAGTTCATCTTCACGTCCCGGCCGGAGCGATCCCGAAGGACGGCCCGAGCGCGGGCGTAACGATGGCGTCTGCGCTTGCTTCGCTATACACCGGACGCAAGGTACGTAACGATACGGCGATGACGGGCGAGATAACATTGTCGGGTTTGGTGTTTCCGGTCGGCGGTATCAAGGAAAAGGTCCTCGCAGCTCATCGTGCGGGTATTTCGAGGATAATCCTGCCGGCACAAAACGAATCGGACATCGACGATATTCCGGAAGATGTCCGGAAAGAACTCGAGATCATTCCCGCTCACCGCGTGAGCGACGTCCTTAAAGCCGCCCTTGAAGAAGGCGTTGAAGAAACCAAGACCGAGGAATTCACTTTCAAGCCTCATGACGGCAAACCGACAGAGGCCCCGACCGATCAACTGATCGCGAGGGAAAAATAG
- a CDS encoding VCBS repeat-containing protein — MRLRAKERWLVIGSMVCLAAIGVNAAKVTLADTDRRNNGRLRQSVPDANAAGGQVDLVGPVGSGQFGAQVAVLPNGNIVVTDPLFDLPGPIADVGAVYLYDGNTLSEISRLTGSAAGDRVGSSGITVLSNGNYVIMSSGWNNGAATSAGAVTFGNAKTGISGMVSAANSLIGSTTLDEVGGNGVTKLSNGNYVVPSPNWDAPGAANAGAATFGNGNTGVTGTVSAANSLVGSTANDSVSLAITALTNGNYVVSNPNWDGPGAVNAGAVTFGNGTIGTSGTISAANSLVGSTANDTLAGVGAGSAVTALTNGNYVVTSTRWDAPGVVDAGAATFGNGTTGVSGPISAANSLIGSTANDRIGNFGTSTGSGVTPLANGNYVVVSQFWNAPGAALAGAATFGNGTTGTTGTVSAANSLVGSAANHNVGSSGVTALTNGNYVVSSRQWDGPGALQAGAATFGNGTTGISGTISAANSLVGTRASDSVGTGGIIALTNGNYVVISPVWASATASAIGAVTLGNGTTGISGTISSANSLIGSTAQDRVGGGGVTALTNGNYVVATPEWDAPGVVNVGAVTLGNGATGVTGTISAANSLVGSTAADFVGSNNGGNSSVVALTNGNYIVASVSWDSPGAADVGAVTFGNGTTGVTGAVSAANSLVGSTASDSVNFVILGLTNGNYVVRNPNWDAPGLVNAGAVTFGNGTIGTSGTISAAKSLVGSTASDQVGSGGVTPLTNGSYVVSTPGWDNGATANAGAVTYGIGSGGTSGPISSSNSVVGTVTGVLSFSSTLSNGRMVVGQRLRNIVTVFDPDPATVRSPFDFDGDGKTDVGIFRPGPAEWWYRRSSDGQVPALQFGTSTDAIAPVDYTGDGKSDVAFFRPTTGEWFILRSEDGSFYSFPFGGAGDTPVPADYDGDGKGDVAVFRSTNNTWYIQRSSDLGVSIITFGASGDLPVTADYDGDGKSDIGIFRPGPGEWWYLRSSDGGNRAFQFGTSTDKTVVGDYTGDGKADAAFFRPTTGEWFILRSEDGSFYSFPFGGAGDTPVPGDYDGDGKTDAAVFRPSSATWFMLGSTSGTQIIPFGAATDRPIPNAFVR; from the coding sequence ATGCGTCTTAGAGCGAAGGAAAGATGGTTGGTGATCGGATCGATGGTTTGCCTTGCTGCCATTGGCGTAAACGCAGCGAAGGTGACATTGGCGGACACGGACCGCCGCAATAATGGGCGCCTTCGGCAATCGGTGCCCGACGCAAACGCGGCAGGCGGACAGGTTGATCTGGTCGGGCCGGTAGGCAGCGGGCAATTTGGAGCACAGGTCGCGGTGCTGCCGAATGGCAATATAGTTGTGACCGATCCGCTTTTTGATCTTCCGGGGCCGATCGCGGATGTCGGCGCGGTTTACCTCTACGACGGAAACACACTCTCCGAGATCAGCCGTTTGACCGGCAGCGCCGCGGGTGATCGAGTCGGGAGCAGTGGAATCACGGTGTTATCGAATGGAAATTACGTGATAATGAGCTCAGGTTGGAACAATGGTGCAGCGACGTCCGCGGGCGCGGTAACATTCGGAAATGCGAAGACCGGCATTTCCGGAATGGTTTCAGCCGCAAATTCGCTCATCGGATCGACGACGTTGGATGAGGTTGGAGGAAATGGGGTCACAAAGCTGTCGAACGGTAACTATGTTGTGCCCAGTCCGAATTGGGATGCCCCAGGCGCAGCCAATGCCGGCGCCGCGACATTCGGCAATGGCAATACGGGTGTTACGGGCACCGTTTCCGCGGCGAATTCGCTTGTCGGTTCGACCGCGAACGATAGTGTCAGCCTTGCTATCACCGCCCTTACAAATGGAAATTACGTTGTGAGCAACCCCAATTGGGATGGCCCGGGTGCCGTCAATGCGGGTGCCGTAACTTTCGGGAACGGCACGATCGGGACATCGGGAACCATTTCTGCGGCCAACTCGCTTGTCGGTTCGACAGCGAACGATACCCTCGCCGGTGTCGGAGCAGGTAGCGCCGTCACCGCCCTCACGAATGGCAACTACGTCGTTACGAGCACGCGGTGGGATGCCCCCGGGGTCGTAGATGCCGGTGCCGCAACATTCGGGAACGGAACGACCGGGGTCTCGGGACCAATTTCCGCGGCCAATTCGCTTATCGGTTCGACCGCGAACGATCGCATCGGGAACTTTGGCACCAGCACAGGCAGCGGGGTTACCCCCCTGGCGAATGGGAATTATGTTGTGGTAAGCCAATTCTGGAATGCTCCGGGTGCGGCCCTTGCGGGTGCCGCAACGTTTGGGAACGGAACGACCGGGACTACGGGCACCGTATCTGCGGCGAATTCGCTTGTCGGTTCGGCCGCGAACCACAACGTAGGAAGTAGTGGCGTGACCGCACTGACGAACGGGAATTATGTTGTGTCCAGCCGCCAATGGGATGGCCCGGGTGCGTTACAGGCCGGTGCCGCAACTTTCGGGAACGGAACTACAGGGATCTCGGGAACCATTTCCGCGGCCAATTCGCTTGTCGGTACGAGGGCAAGCGATAGCGTCGGTACCGGCGGCATCATCGCATTGACCAACGGCAATTATGTTGTGATCAGCCCGGTTTGGGCGAGTGCCACCGCATCTGCGATCGGTGCCGTAACGCTGGGGAATGGCACAACCGGGATCTCGGGAACCATTTCCTCGGCCAATTCGCTGATCGGTTCGACGGCGCAAGATCGAGTCGGGGGCGGCGGCGTGACAGCACTAACAAATGGGAATTATGTTGTGGCGACACCCGAGTGGGATGCCCCGGGTGTAGTAAATGTCGGCGCTGTAACTTTAGGGAATGGCGCTACGGGTGTAACTGGCACCATTTCCGCGGCCAACTCGCTTGTCGGTTCGACCGCAGCGGATTTTGTTGGCTCTAACAATGGCGGCAACAGCAGCGTCGTCGCCCTCACGAATGGGAATTATATTGTGGCCAGCGTGAGCTGGGATTCCCCGGGCGCAGCCGATGTCGGAGCGGTGACATTCGGCAACGGCACTACGGGCGTGACCGGCGCAGTTTCCGCGGCCAATTCGCTAGTTGGTTCGACCGCGAGCGATAGCGTCAACTTCGTTATCCTCGGCCTCACGAATGGAAATTACGTGGTACGCAACCCGAATTGGGATGCCCCGGGTTTAGTAAATGCCGGTGCCGTGACTTTCGGCAACGGCACGATCGGGACCTCGGGCACTATTTCCGCGGCCAAATCGCTTGTCGGTTCGACAGCGAGCGATCAGGTCGGAAGCGGTGGCGTTACCCCGCTAACAAACGGAAGTTACGTGGTAAGCACTCCTGGCTGGGATAACGGTGCAACAGCAAACGCTGGCGCTGTCACATACGGGATCGGGTCCGGGGGTACATCCGGACCGATAAGTTCCAGCAATAGCGTTGTGGGAACTGTAACCGGAGTCCTTAGTTTCTCGTCCACTCTTTCAAACGGCCGTATGGTTGTCGGGCAACGTTTAAGGAATATCGTAACGGTCTTTGACCCCGATCCGGCTACGGTTCGATCGCCTTTCGACTTTGACGGAGACGGGAAGACGGACGTTGGTATCTTTCGTCCGGGGCCGGCTGAGTGGTGGTATCGGAGAAGCTCTGACGGACAGGTCCCGGCACTTCAGTTCGGCACCTCTACCGACGCGATCGCACCGGTCGATTACACCGGCGACGGAAAGTCGGATGTGGCGTTCTTCCGTCCGACCACGGGCGAGTGGTTCATCCTGAGATCTGAGGACGGATCGTTCTATTCGTTCCCGTTCGGCGGAGCGGGCGACACACCCGTCCCGGCGGACTACGACGGCGACGGCAAGGGCGATGTCGCGGTCTTCCGTTCGACCAACAACACATGGTACATCCAGCGTTCGTCCGACCTCGGGGTCTCGATCATCACCTTCGGAGCCTCGGGCGACCTGCCGGTGACGGCCGACTATGACGGCGACGGCAAATCGGACATCGGCATCTTTCGTCCGGGCCCGGGCGAATGGTGGTATCTGCGGTCGTCTGACGGCGGCAACCGTGCTTTCCAGTTCGGGACATCGACCGACAAGACGGTGGTCGGCGACTACACCGGAGACGGCAAGGCAGACGCTGCGTTCTTCAGGCCGACCACGGGTGAATGGTTCATCCTGAGATCGGAGGACGGCTCGTTCTACTCGTTCCCGTTCGGCGGAGCAGGCGACACACCGGTTCCCGGCGACTACGACGGCGACGGAAAGACGGACGCTGCGGTCTTCAGGCCGTCATCGGCGACGTGGTTCATGCTCGGCTCGACCTCGGGCACGCAGATCATCCCGTTCGGTGCCGCCACCGACCGCCCGATCCCGAATGCGTTCGTGAGGTAA
- a CDS encoding tetratricopeptide repeat protein, with the protein MPGSPPEKNDIRASRTSRWRAAALIALNLLMIAHIVQWAVMGKTISPIEPSEAMYTLQTGAVNAGAIFFALAITATLIFGRFICGWGCHVVSLQDLCAWMLKKVGLTPRPFRSRLLVWVPLIVALYMFIWPTFSRYITKTPNEPLIPQFTNHLVTTEFWATFPPVSVAIPFLFICGFMTVYFLGSKGFCTYGCPYGGFFGIADKVAPGRIRVTDACNQCGHCTATCTSNVIVHAEVKQYGMVVDPGCMKCMDCVSVCPNEALYFGFGKPAVGVKQTVPRNYSITWPEEIFAAVVFFAAFLAVWNVYQLVPMLMALGVAIVTTFVALRTVRLFRSGNLAFYRYSLKTSGTITLAGWLFLTFSAAWIGMNAHSGWVRFHERAGNIAFESIRLPDELALAQADPRQWLSPADSAAIASGKEHYRTAAKWGLFTNAFALPKFAWLEYLSGDTAKAVTALAAAAEYQEGREKALSLYYRGAILNRLGRHDEALTSLDQALAERSDLITALEEKGESLWQIGRKEDAVAVWNDAANRNPGLVLVNYYLAGAASTLGKPEAARIFEQKGERATPRDPYFYWMLGLRLKSVGMTALAERQFERAIQLDPRFRARRNVN; encoded by the coding sequence TTGCCAGGCAGCCCACCCGAAAAAAACGATATTCGTGCGTCTCGTACCAGCCGCTGGCGTGCGGCTGCGCTGATCGCTCTCAATCTACTGATGATTGCCCACATCGTTCAATGGGCGGTAATGGGAAAAACGATCTCACCGATCGAACCATCGGAAGCGATGTATACGCTTCAGACAGGTGCGGTCAATGCCGGTGCGATCTTCTTCGCCTTGGCCATAACCGCCACGCTCATTTTCGGGCGCTTTATCTGCGGCTGGGGCTGCCATGTCGTCTCGCTTCAGGACCTATGTGCCTGGATGCTCAAAAAGGTCGGGCTTACTCCGCGTCCCTTTCGCTCGCGACTCCTAGTTTGGGTTCCGTTGATCGTTGCTCTTTACATGTTCATTTGGCCAACGTTTTCCCGCTACATTACGAAAACGCCTAATGAACCTCTAATCCCGCAATTCACCAACCATCTCGTCACGACCGAATTCTGGGCGACCTTCCCGCCCGTCTCGGTAGCGATCCCATTCCTTTTCATTTGCGGCTTCATGACCGTTTATTTTCTGGGCTCGAAAGGATTCTGCACCTACGGCTGCCCCTACGGCGGCTTTTTCGGGATCGCCGATAAGGTCGCACCCGGGCGAATAAGGGTAACTGACGCATGTAATCAATGCGGACACTGCACCGCGACGTGTACGTCCAATGTTATCGTTCATGCCGAGGTTAAGCAGTATGGCATGGTCGTCGATCCTGGCTGTATGAAGTGCATGGATTGCGTCAGTGTATGTCCGAACGAAGCCTTGTACTTTGGTTTCGGAAAGCCTGCGGTCGGCGTGAAACAGACCGTGCCTCGAAATTATTCGATCACCTGGCCCGAAGAGATCTTCGCCGCCGTAGTTTTCTTTGCCGCCTTTCTCGCCGTGTGGAATGTTTATCAGCTCGTTCCAATGCTGATGGCACTTGGGGTTGCCATTGTCACAACGTTTGTCGCTCTCCGAACGGTCCGCTTGTTTCGCTCCGGCAACCTCGCCTTCTATCGCTACAGCCTCAAGACCTCCGGAACGATCACGCTCGCCGGGTGGTTATTTCTGACCTTTTCGGCAGCATGGATCGGCATGAATGCCCATAGCGGCTGGGTGAGGTTTCACGAGCGTGCCGGGAACATCGCCTTCGAGAGCATACGGCTGCCCGACGAACTTGCTCTTGCTCAGGCCGATCCAAGGCAGTGGCTGAGCCCGGCTGACAGTGCCGCGATCGCATCCGGAAAAGAGCATTACCGAACTGCGGCAAAATGGGGGCTCTTCACCAATGCTTTTGCCCTGCCAAAATTTGCCTGGCTCGAATATCTCTCCGGCGATACAGCAAAAGCAGTTACCGCGCTCGCCGCCGCCGCGGAATATCAGGAAGGCCGGGAGAAAGCGTTGAGCCTCTATTATCGCGGTGCGATATTGAACCGTTTGGGCCGGCACGACGAAGCGTTGACGAGCCTCGATCAGGCGCTCGCGGAGCGTTCCGACCTGATCACCGCATTAGAGGAAAAAGGCGAATCGCTCTGGCAGATCGGTCGAAAGGAAGATGCTGTTGCGGTCTGGAACGATGCTGCGAACCGTAATCCGGGTTTGGTGCTCGTAAACTACTATCTTGCCGGCGCAGCAAGCACGCTCGGAAAGCCGGAAGCGGCAAGGATATTCGAGCAAAAAGGCGAACGGGCAACGCCTCGCGATCCTTACTTTTATTGGATGCTCGGCCTCCGCCTGAAGAGTGTCGGTATGACCGCTCTCGCGGAACGACAGTTCGAGCGAGCGATCCAGTTAGATCCGCGGTTCCGGGCAAGACGGAACGTCAATTGA
- a CDS encoding carboxypeptidase regulatory-like domain-containing protein → MLKTIATAFLPFLIFFGNGTVDLLTGLDQYGPKANTGILEKMIVAEGTVVMDVDLNRLSRPNAGKTRSVLTSMRFGIVNDSFFTVMLYNDEVRGPIPSSMEIVPEQSAALPSRTRSISRNLMFERTEVGAPHELAVRDTNSGLLLFYVEGHEYSFEPGRDILDIHSGRLVLSYDYASELGRPSDAGAIVGSVSVRATMKPIEVTEIVDGDIVSNVMPSISSEEAGTVPGPDVIVGDVNGLAQFGSASGGYVGLALGTDSCNAGTIDLNWFALPNNDHPVIPQNLYRMSGGADNTERFEQIGQSNVKHGFTALTQNICGFGCNGVGGSRLGSGCSDPYSANLNAGPSLGSRAWINPFTGAFPRGDSATPPNSHTGHTHPGPAHRILTEIDDLNTSLNQGATYYAEGQYVTPHEYAWCVSNPTQCNMYNNVSYRRYNVSGTASPFSFSPASSTVRGKAAIDAWTGSVSVEIRPAPGTDGIGAIAYKVTNPSPGVWHYEYVIYNQNIDRAIQSFSVPTGAGVTLSNIGFHSPPQHPGWSGDGTVGNAGFSNAPWAQSQANGMMTWSSETFAQNPNANAIRWGTMYSFRFDSNRPPVTRTGTIGFYKTGEPINVQIQAPSSPSVNVTVSGRVTTNDGRGVNLAVVSMTDSGGNVRYTLTNPFGHYRFPNVATGGVYTVAVGSKQHTFASQNVPVNDHISDLNFVAQP, encoded by the coding sequence ATGCTCAAAACTATAGCGACAGCGTTTCTTCCCTTTCTGATCTTCTTTGGTAATGGCACGGTCGATCTCTTGACCGGCCTTGACCAATATGGCCCCAAGGCAAACACCGGCATTCTTGAAAAGATGATCGTCGCCGAAGGTACGGTCGTAATGGATGTCGATCTCAATCGCCTCAGCCGGCCTAACGCGGGCAAGACCCGATCAGTCCTGACATCGATGCGTTTCGGCATTGTAAACGATTCGTTCTTTACGGTGATGCTTTACAACGATGAGGTTCGAGGGCCGATTCCGAGTTCGATGGAGATCGTGCCTGAGCAATCGGCCGCGCTGCCTTCGAGGACAAGAAGTATCTCGCGCAATCTGATGTTCGAACGTACAGAGGTCGGGGCTCCGCACGAGCTTGCCGTCCGCGACACCAATTCAGGCTTGTTGTTGTTCTATGTAGAGGGGCATGAATACAGTTTTGAACCGGGAAGAGACATTTTGGACATCCACTCGGGACGCCTGGTCTTGTCGTACGACTATGCATCTGAGCTTGGCCGTCCGTCAGATGCCGGAGCGATCGTCGGTTCCGTCTCGGTCCGGGCAACGATGAAGCCCATTGAGGTGACCGAGATCGTTGATGGTGATATCGTCTCGAACGTTATGCCGTCGATCAGTTCGGAAGAAGCGGGAACCGTTCCCGGCCCGGATGTGATCGTTGGCGATGTCAACGGCCTTGCTCAATTTGGCAGTGCGAGCGGTGGTTATGTCGGGCTTGCTCTTGGTACGGATTCATGTAACGCCGGCACGATCGACCTTAACTGGTTTGCCTTGCCGAACAACGATCATCCGGTCATCCCGCAAAATCTTTACCGAATGAGCGGCGGAGCCGATAACACGGAACGCTTTGAGCAGATCGGTCAGTCGAACGTTAAGCACGGCTTTACTGCACTCACGCAGAACATCTGCGGTTTCGGCTGCAATGGTGTCGGAGGCTCGCGGCTTGGTTCGGGATGTTCCGACCCCTATTCGGCAAACCTCAATGCAGGGCCGAGCCTTGGTTCGCGTGCGTGGATCAATCCGTTCACCGGTGCGTTCCCGCGAGGAGATTCGGCAACACCGCCGAACAGCCATACGGGCCATACACATCCGGGGCCGGCGCACCGAATACTTACGGAGATCGACGATCTTAACACTTCGCTCAACCAGGGTGCGACCTATTACGCCGAAGGCCAGTATGTAACACCGCATGAATACGCCTGGTGCGTCTCAAACCCGACACAGTGCAACATGTACAACAATGTCTCGTACCGGAGATATAACGTATCGGGAACCGCCAGCCCTTTTAGCTTTTCACCCGCGTCCTCGACGGTTCGCGGAAAAGCCGCGATAGACGCGTGGACGGGCTCGGTCTCGGTCGAGATCAGGCCTGCACCGGGAACAGACGGTATCGGGGCGATCGCCTACAAGGTAACGAATCCGTCGCCGGGCGTTTGGCATTACGAATACGTCATCTATAACCAAAATATCGATCGGGCGATCCAGTCGTTTTCGGTTCCGACGGGTGCCGGTGTAACGCTGAGCAACATCGGCTTCCATTCACCGCCGCAACACCCGGGCTGGTCCGGCGATGGAACGGTGGGTAATGCCGGTTTCAGCAACGCGCCTTGGGCCCAGTCGCAGGCCAATGGAATGATGACATGGAGTTCAGAGACCTTCGCACAGAACCCGAATGCGAATGCGATCCGCTGGGGAACGATGTACAGTTTCCGGTTTGATTCCAATCGTCCTCCGGTGACCAGGACCGGCACGATCGGGTTCTATAAGACCGGCGAACCGATCAATGTGCAGATCCAGGCACCGAGCAGCCCGTCAGTGAATGTGACCGTCTCAGGACGTGTAACGACCAATGACGGACGTGGCGTGAACCTCGCCGTGGTCTCGATGACCGATTCCGGTGGGAATGTGAGGTATACGCTCACAAATCCTTTCGGACATTACCGATTCCCGAACGTTGCGACCGGCGGTGTGTACACGGTTGCTGTCGGGTCGAAGCAGCATACGTTCGCATCGCAAAATGTGCCGGTCAACGACCACATTTCGGATCTGAATTTTGTCGCACAACCGTAA